Proteins found in one Bacteroidales bacterium genomic segment:
- a CDS encoding caspase family protein codes for MVQMRHSDEVNSAVFAPDGRAVVSGSADNTVKIWDTKTGYQTDTLNIRLYVSTVAVTPDGSKILVSTSRNLIVLDYESKKTLFKIPDLKSAVHIHCSADSKYAVLSCTDDVSRIVDLEAGRVVSQLYYEYVECSVFSPDMKYLVICGVNRINGGLGIPDLYDIELIRAPKKIGTLGFDNCHAVTFSPDGKYLAAGTHNGAIMIYNMKSKKKEGRKIGNHSPNKDYYVSCISFTKDGKYLISGSQDHTIKIWDPLTGNLIRTLDDFTDDINSIDISPDSKKMISTSFENVIRYWDIESGKEEQVFKSEASVVYAVDISPDEKFFIAGCGDKTVKLFDNYYGNLVRVMEGHKYLVKFACYSPDGKYILSASTDKITDDYQGDVILWDAASGQQLKYFTCSGSVNSIDFSPDSKQFLVYDFNPFVYNVLNGEQKSLNFSDLAAWMPDSKTILVAMNTSSENLRLRIMDPVSGNILKTMYDLGSGGITSLFLSHDRKFAAITSDNKLTVFNTASGKVVSTLDIDSYYARSIAFSYDASLLAVTSFKRVDFWEIATATKIRSIGLHQNFVESIKLSKDGKTMLTGSQDGTIRKTNLTNDRSIAFIGDGTGKEWIMFDNDGFWDASTRVGSLATLNIPGKIAGVDQFAAWTNRPDKIFEKFGLRDQELITHYKNQYLKRLKRQGLNESQQTDLSDIPVTEINEMTQNGKNVTLTFSFTDNSNAITSYNIFMNDVPVFGAKGKLLADNRTAIVEVVELTAGENKIEVSCTNSRGIESYRALTSAKYEGEVAKNLYFIGFGVSRYQFSELNLKYADKDATDLEKVMQGMKGKGFENVFTMTLLNEDVTPAAIKKAKEFVQNAKPDDTFVLFIAGHGMHDKDADATYYYLTSNADLNNLKNTAADFETIEDLLQGIPPRNKLFLMDACESGEMDEEFQTSQIAQADLKWMQSRGMKRIETKSTVQPTQSSGRSYLAQKDRFIYNDLIRRSGAIVFSSSKGGELSYERSDIENGLFTEYILKAFTTDVADTDSNGLVSTSELRDYVSAQVAQSSGNLQHPTVDRDNIFQKFDFQVTK; via the coding sequence ATGGTTCAGATGAGGCACAGTGATGAGGTGAATTCAGCGGTGTTTGCTCCCGACGGCAGGGCTGTAGTTTCGGGATCAGCTGATAACACGGTCAAAATCTGGGACACCAAAACCGGATACCAGACAGATACTTTAAACATCAGGTTGTATGTATCCACTGTGGCGGTTACACCTGACGGCTCAAAAATCCTGGTAAGCACTTCGCGTAACCTTATTGTACTTGATTACGAATCTAAGAAAACGTTATTCAAAATCCCGGACCTTAAGAGTGCAGTCCATATTCATTGTTCAGCCGACAGCAAATATGCTGTATTGTCTTGTACAGATGATGTGAGCAGAATTGTGGACCTGGAGGCAGGCAGGGTGGTTTCACAACTTTATTATGAATATGTGGAATGCTCGGTTTTTTCGCCGGATATGAAATACCTTGTAATTTGTGGCGTCAATCGAATTAACGGTGGACTGGGGATACCTGATCTTTATGACATTGAACTTATCCGGGCGCCAAAAAAGATTGGAACACTTGGGTTTGATAACTGCCATGCAGTAACCTTCTCACCTGATGGCAAGTACCTGGCTGCGGGAACTCACAATGGTGCAATTATGATCTACAATATGAAGAGTAAGAAAAAGGAGGGACGAAAGATCGGCAATCATTCTCCAAATAAGGATTATTATGTCAGTTGCATAAGTTTCACGAAAGATGGAAAATACCTGATTTCGGGCTCACAGGATCATACAATAAAAATATGGGATCCTTTAACTGGTAACCTGATCAGAACACTGGATGACTTTACCGATGATATTAACTCAATAGATATATCACCTGATTCAAAGAAGATGATTTCCACGTCCTTCGAAAATGTGATCAGGTATTGGGATATTGAATCAGGAAAAGAAGAACAGGTATTTAAATCGGAGGCCTCGGTGGTTTATGCAGTGGATATTTCGCCCGATGAAAAGTTTTTCATTGCCGGGTGCGGGGATAAGACGGTCAAACTATTCGACAACTATTACGGGAACCTTGTAAGAGTAATGGAAGGGCACAAGTACCTGGTGAAATTTGCCTGTTATTCACCCGATGGCAAATATATTTTAAGCGCTTCAACAGATAAAATTACAGATGATTATCAGGGCGATGTAATTCTGTGGGATGCAGCATCCGGACAACAATTAAAATATTTCACCTGCTCAGGCAGTGTTAACTCAATTGATTTTTCACCGGACTCAAAGCAGTTCCTGGTCTATGATTTTAACCCATTTGTTTATAACGTTTTAAACGGTGAACAAAAATCTTTGAATTTTTCTGACCTGGCAGCCTGGATGCCTGATTCAAAAACAATTTTGGTGGCCATGAATACCAGCTCAGAAAACCTGCGGCTAAGAATTATGGACCCGGTTTCGGGCAACATCCTGAAAACAATGTACGACTTAGGTTCTGGCGGTATTACCTCGCTATTTTTATCGCACGACAGGAAATTTGCTGCCATAACTTCTGACAATAAGCTCACTGTCTTTAATACAGCAAGCGGCAAAGTCGTTTCAACCCTCGACATAGATTCCTATTATGCCCGATCCATTGCTTTTTCATACGATGCTTCCCTGCTTGCTGTTACATCCTTTAAAAGAGTTGATTTCTGGGAAATTGCAACAGCTACAAAAATCAGAAGTATCGGGCTTCATCAGAATTTTGTGGAATCCATCAAGCTAAGCAAGGATGGTAAAACAATGCTGACCGGTTCGCAGGATGGAACCATCAGAAAAACCAACCTGACCAACGACCGGTCAATCGCTTTTATCGGCGACGGCACAGGGAAGGAGTGGATCATGTTTGACAATGACGGATTCTGGGACGCTTCAACAAGGGTGGGAAGTCTGGCTACACTTAATATTCCGGGTAAAATTGCAGGGGTGGATCAGTTTGCTGCATGGACCAACCGACCGGATAAAATTTTTGAAAAATTTGGTCTGCGAGACCAGGAATTGATCACCCATTACAAAAATCAATACCTGAAACGTCTGAAAAGGCAGGGACTCAATGAAAGTCAGCAAACTGACCTTTCTGACATTCCGGTTACAGAAATTAACGAGATGACTCAAAACGGGAAAAATGTTACTTTAACGTTTTCATTTACAGACAACTCGAATGCGATCACTTCGTACAACATTTTTATGAATGATGTACCGGTTTTTGGGGCAAAAGGAAAACTGTTGGCTGATAACCGGACTGCTATTGTTGAGGTTGTTGAGCTGACTGCAGGCGAAAATAAAATTGAAGTCTCATGCACCAACAGCCGCGGGATTGAAAGCTACCGGGCATTAACATCAGCAAAATACGAGGGTGAAGTGGCCAAAAACCTTTATTTTATTGGGTTTGGTGTGTCGAGGTATCAATTTTCTGAATTAAACCTGAAATATGCCGACAAAGACGCCACCGACCTCGAAAAAGTGATGCAGGGAATGAAGGGTAAAGGTTTTGAAAATGTATTCACAATGACGCTTTTAAATGAAGATGTGACGCCGGCGGCGATCAAAAAAGCAAAGGAATTTGTACAAAATGCAAAACCCGACGACACCTTTGTCCTGTTTATTGCCGGCCATGGTATGCACGACAAAGACGCCGACGCCACCTATTATTATCTGACTTCCAATGCCGACCTCAATAACCTGAAAAACACCGCTGCCGATTTCGAAACCATCGAAGACTTGTTGCAGGGGATTCCTCCCCGCAACAAACTTTTCCTCATGGATGCCTGCGAAAGTGGTGAAATGGATGAAGAATTCCAAACCAGCCAGATTGCCCAGGCTGACCTGAAATGGATGCAATCACGCGGTATGAAAAGGATCGAAACGAAATCAACCGTGCAGCCAACCCAATCATCAGGCCGCAGCTATCTTGCACAGAAAGACCGCTTCATTTACAACGATTTGATCCGCCGAAGCGGCGCCATCGTCTTTTCCTCTTCAAAAGGAGGGGAACTGAGTTATGAACGCAGCGATATCGAAAACGGGTTGTTTACCGAATATATTCTAAAAGCCTTTACTACTGACGTAGCCGATACCGACAGCAATGGCCTGGTCAGTACCAGTGAATTGAGGGATTATGTTTCAGCGCAGGTGGCTCAAAGTAGCGGTAACCTTCAGCATCCGACCGTTGACAGGGATAATATATTCCAGAAGTTTGATTTTCAGGTGACAAAATAA
- a CDS encoding aminopeptidase P family protein: MFKPEVYKQRRDALKAKMNRGIAFFPGNEESPMNYAANTFHYRQDSTFLYFFGLDMPGLAGVIDLDEGKDYIFGNDVEIEDIIWMGPQPLMKDNAMKVGVEHVYPHSELGNFLKKAMNQGRTIHYIPQYRPDNKILLESLTGIKIADQKERASVPLIKAIVDLRNIKDENEIAELEKAAAIGYDMHVLSMKMAKPGILEREIAGAIEGLALSGGASVSFPIILSQNGETLHNHDHSQVLQAGRLMITDAGAETTMHYASDFTRTIPVGGKFSPKQRDIYQIVLDANNAATAAIKPGVTYQSIHLLAARVIASGLKNVGLMMGDVDEAVRQGAHAMFFPHGLGHMMGLDVHDMENYGEDFVGYDEETKRIKQFGTAYLRLGRRLQKGFVLTNEPGIYFIPALIAQWKNEGKFREFINYSKAEEYIGFGGIRIEDDILVTETGSQLIGKRIPVTVEEIEATMRG; encoded by the coding sequence ATGTTTAAACCAGAAGTTTACAAACAACGGCGCGATGCGCTGAAAGCTAAAATGAACAGGGGAATCGCCTTCTTTCCCGGAAATGAAGAATCGCCGATGAACTATGCTGCCAACACGTTTCACTACCGCCAGGACAGCACGTTTCTTTATTTTTTCGGTCTCGATATGCCCGGTCTTGCCGGTGTGATTGACCTTGACGAAGGAAAAGATTACATTTTCGGAAATGATGTGGAAATCGAAGATATCATCTGGATGGGACCACAGCCATTGATGAAAGACAACGCCATGAAGGTGGGAGTAGAGCACGTTTACCCGCATTCCGAACTTGGTAATTTTCTCAAAAAAGCAATGAATCAGGGCAGAACAATTCATTACATCCCCCAATACCGCCCGGATAACAAAATCCTGCTGGAGTCGCTCACAGGAATCAAAATTGCTGACCAGAAAGAGCGCGCTTCAGTTCCCTTGATCAAAGCTATTGTTGATCTGAGGAACATTAAGGATGAAAATGAGATCGCAGAATTGGAGAAAGCTGCAGCCATCGGTTACGACATGCATGTGTTATCAATGAAAATGGCCAAACCGGGCATCCTCGAACGCGAAATAGCCGGCGCCATCGAAGGATTGGCACTATCGGGAGGCGCCAGCGTTTCGTTCCCAATAATATTGTCGCAAAATGGAGAAACCCTCCACAACCACGATCACAGCCAGGTATTACAGGCCGGTCGCCTCATGATTACTGATGCCGGTGCAGAAACAACGATGCATTATGCCAGCGATTTTACCCGGACAATACCAGTTGGCGGAAAATTTTCGCCCAAACAACGGGATATTTACCAGATTGTACTCGACGCCAACAATGCAGCTACTGCTGCTATCAAACCCGGGGTTACCTACCAGAGTATCCATCTGCTGGCCGCACGCGTGATTGCTTCCGGTCTGAAAAATGTCGGACTGATGATGGGTGATGTGGATGAAGCGGTGCGTCAGGGTGCGCACGCGATGTTCTTCCCTCACGGTCTCGGTCACATGATGGGACTGGATGTGCACGATATGGAAAACTACGGCGAAGACTTCGTTGGTTACGACGAGGAAACCAAACGGATAAAACAGTTCGGAACGGCCTACCTCAGGCTGGGACGCAGATTGCAAAAAGGTTTTGTTCTTACCAATGAGCCGGGAATTTATTTTATACCCGCGCTCATCGCACAATGGAAAAATGAAGGTAAGTTCAGGGAATTTATCAACTACAGCAAGGCTGAAGAGTACATTGGATTTGGAGGAATCAGGATCGAGGACGATATTCTTGTAACCGAAACAGGCAGCCAGTTGATCGGGAAAAGAATCCCGGTCACTGTGGAAGAAATTGAAGCTACGATGCGCGGGTAA
- a CDS encoding HrgA protein: MAKTTFWDVIEKTVEKVGTPLSAKEIWDKANELGTLGDLSTSGKTPWATIAAYCYTDINNNGENSTVIQTSERPAQFFLRKLANKIDLQKVQQQKDSELAKKEKPEAKKFNERDLHSLLVAYAFGNSHFKANLKTVFHENSTKATKGQNEWLHPDLVGVYFPFRDFKSETLEIQNHLSITSIKLFSFELKISLSFGNLRQSYFQAVSNSSWANEGYLVTLNIDDDPTFKDEVRRLNNAFGIGIIKLNPENIFESEILFPSRINQEIDWDTVNRLANENSDFSDFLKLITEDCKLGKVKSQYDKVLKMEELMKYVKDKGINNTK; encoded by the coding sequence ATGGCAAAGACGACATTTTGGGACGTAATCGAAAAGACTGTTGAGAAAGTTGGAACACCACTTTCTGCAAAAGAAATTTGGGACAAGGCAAATGAACTTGGAACCCTTGGCGACCTTTCAACTTCCGGCAAAACACCTTGGGCAACAATAGCTGCTTATTGTTACACCGACATTAATAATAACGGTGAGAATTCAACGGTAATTCAAACAAGCGAGCGACCTGCTCAATTTTTTCTTAGAAAGCTTGCTAACAAAATTGACTTACAAAAGGTTCAGCAACAAAAAGACTCAGAACTAGCTAAAAAAGAAAAGCCTGAAGCCAAGAAATTTAACGAGAGAGACCTTCATTCTCTCCTAGTAGCTTATGCTTTTGGTAATAGTCATTTTAAGGCCAACTTAAAGACTGTTTTTCACGAGAATTCTACGAAAGCGACTAAGGGACAAAATGAATGGTTACATCCTGATCTTGTTGGAGTTTATTTCCCTTTTCGCGACTTCAAGTCTGAAACACTTGAAATACAAAATCATCTTTCAATTACATCAATAAAACTATTTTCTTTTGAGCTAAAAATTTCTCTGAGCTTCGGAAACCTCCGACAATCATACTTTCAGGCTGTTTCAAATTCAAGTTGGGCAAATGAAGGTTATCTGGTGACATTAAATATTGATGATGATCCCACTTTTAAAGATGAAGTAAGAAGACTAAACAATGCCTTTGGCATAGGGATAATTAAACTAAATCCTGAGAATATTTTTGAAAGTGAAATTTTATTTCCGTCAAGAATAAATCAGGAAATTGACTGGGATACAGTAAATCGATTAGCTAACGAAAATTCGGATTTCAGTGACTTTCTTAAATTAATCACAGAAGACTGTAAGCTTGGAAAAGTGAAAAGCCAGTATGACAAGGTTTTAAAAATGGAAGAATTAATGAAATATGTTAAAGACAAAGGGATTAACAACACAAAATAA
- a CDS encoding tetratricopeptide repeat protein, with protein MEPAKIIVPQSIQKVLIANNMSENEGNKNTLYEIYGTDYFDTVYYDTAYARAAVENLAGMLNYNNRFSAVTVDSLGFPLPGIPDDFTTGHIENIKTLCIENEADALILLSSMDKKIDYSVYTSIFGGYYSLYTIFLTSRWLFIHPFSSRLVDQKLINDTLYYRIEGFWGTSEEGLYLTGRDLLKTAAEESAFSFGARISPHFVQTQRIIFKAGDRHIRRGYTQVEEGNWTDAALNWKTTLESSDRTKKARAAFNLALAAEMEGLLDPALVWAEESFRIFPDSLNQTYISILRERIRQQEDLILQIEGKPEE; from the coding sequence TTGGAACCGGCTAAAATCATTGTTCCTCAGTCCATTCAAAAGGTGCTTATTGCAAATAATATGAGCGAAAACGAGGGCAATAAAAATACCCTTTATGAAATTTATGGCACCGACTATTTTGATACGGTGTATTATGACACGGCTTATGCGCGCGCTGCTGTTGAAAACCTGGCGGGAATGCTTAACTACAACAACCGGTTTTCTGCAGTCACCGTCGATAGTTTGGGATTTCCTCTTCCAGGAATTCCGGATGATTTTACCACCGGTCATATCGAAAATATTAAAACGTTGTGCATTGAAAATGAAGCTGATGCCCTCATTCTGCTCAGTTCAATGGACAAAAAGATTGATTACTCGGTTTATACCAGCATTTTTGGGGGGTATTATAGTCTCTATACAATATTTCTTACCAGTCGCTGGCTTTTTATTCATCCATTTTCTTCAAGGTTAGTGGACCAGAAACTGATTAATGATACCCTTTATTACAGGATTGAGGGTTTCTGGGGAACAAGTGAAGAGGGACTTTATTTAACTGGCCGTGATTTACTCAAAACTGCCGCCGAAGAATCTGCCTTTTCTTTCGGCGCCAGGATATCCCCTCACTTTGTGCAAACTCAGCGCATCATATTTAAAGCCGGGGACAGGCATATACGCAGGGGCTATACGCAGGTTGAAGAAGGCAACTGGACTGATGCAGCATTAAACTGGAAAACTACTTTAGAAAGTTCGGACCGGACAAAAAAAGCAAGAGCTGCCTTCAACCTTGCTCTTGCTGCCGAAATGGAAGGTTTACTCGATCCGGCGCTTGTTTGGGCTGAAGAATCCTTCAGGATTTTCCCCGACTCACTCAATCAAACCTACATCTCTATATTGCGTGAACGCATCCGTCAGCAGGAAGACCTGATTCTCCAAATCGAAGGAAAACCGGAGGAGTGA
- a CDS encoding DUF2784 domain-containing protein, whose translation MIYQILADLILVIHLLFVAFVVAGGLLVMKKRWIALLHLPAAAWGVLIELMGWYCPLTPLENHFRHLEGSSGFEGGFVEHYLVPVIYPDAFTRELQIILGTLVIVVNLVIYGLIIFNSKK comes from the coding sequence ATGATTTATCAAATTCTTGCCGATCTGATACTGGTTATTCACCTGCTTTTTGTTGCATTTGTGGTTGCAGGCGGATTGCTTGTCATGAAAAAGCGATGGATTGCGCTGTTGCATCTGCCCGCTGCTGCCTGGGGAGTGCTCATTGAGTTGATGGGCTGGTACTGCCCCCTCACACCCCTCGAAAATCATTTCCGTCACCTGGAAGGAAGTTCAGGCTTTGAGGGCGGTTTTGTTGAGCATTACCTTGTTCCGGTTATTTATCCTGATGCGTTTACCCGTGAACTACAAATCATTTTGGGAACTTTGGTGATCGTGGTCAATCTGGTGATTTACGGATTGATCATTTTCAACAGTAAAAAGTAA